In one Palaemon carinicauda isolate YSFRI2023 chromosome 25, ASM3689809v2, whole genome shotgun sequence genomic region, the following are encoded:
- the LOC137618744 gene encoding adenosine 5'-monophosphoramidase HINT3-like, translated as MISCYWTTALQTSGHLSKSLLSRCRRFPEYCLLLGKRTRMSGDIGTAPPERSKCVFCKISDGVEPSNIVHQDDEFVVFPDIRPAAPHHYLIVPRHHYIDVRHLTAQHVPMVEKMVTLSKEVLTAQGGSPTSARLGFHMPPFITVRHLHLHVIAPEQEMGFLARGIFKANSFWFVSPEAIIEKLKERTS; from the exons ATGATAAGCTGCTACTGGACGACTGCTCTTCAGACATCCGGACACTTGAGCAAGTCTCTTCTCTCACGCTGTAGGAGGTTCCCAGAGTATTGTCTCTTACTAG GGAAGCGCACTAGAATGAGCGGAGATATCGGAACGGCACCCCCCGAACGGAGCAAGTGCGTCTTCTGCAAGATCAGCGATGGCGTGGAGCCGAGTAATATAGTACACCAG GACGATGAGTTTGTGGTTTTTCCCGACATTCGACCTGCGGCACCGCACCACTATTTGATCGTGCCTCGCCACCACTACATTGACGTACGCCACCTCACGGCGCAGCACGTGCCTATGG TTGAAAAAATGGTAACCCTAAGCAAGGAGGTCCTGACGGCGCAGGGGGGATCGCCCACTTCTGCCCGTCTGGGATTCCACATGCCTCCTTTCATCACAGTCCGGCACCTGCACCTCCACGTGATTGCTCCCGAACAAGAGATGGGGTTCCTAGCCCGAGGCATATTCAAAGCTAATTCGTTCTGGTTCGTTTCG